GACTTCTTCATCTGAATCTGATGGATTGAAGAACTCATTTTGAATCATTTTAGCAGGCTTCATGGGTCCATACTCCTTGTTCGATGAACCATCAGAATCCATTGTTTTGCCTTAGAAAAAATCAGAAAAAACCTAGTCTGGCAATGTGTCAAACACATAGAGGGCAAGGTGCAGTCTGAGAGTTGTTGGACGTACCGCAGTGGTATCCGGGTCGGCAATGATGTCCGTGGCGGCGAACACGGATGGGAGGAGTGTTGTGCCGGTGCTGGTGGCGCCGAGGTTCAAATTGGCAGTGGACCGCAAGGGTGGCGGTGGAGCTAGGagactgctgatgcggaggagggagaagagaggagaGCAGCAACTATAATCGTGTGGATCGGGGCATGGGGATTTGGTGCACTTTGTGGTGCGGTTGCGTTGTCAGGTCGGACGTGGCGGACGCGCCCGATTGCGCCCGGGACTCCCCATATCCGCCCAAGGTTTGGGCTGGATATGACGGCTGatggtcagcccgggcgtttgaggccgaTTTGAGGCGCCCGTCTGAATAGTTTTTTTACCGGTCAGTGACTAGGCCAACCGCCCAGTCATTTCAGAGGTGTTTGAGGCGCCCAAGTGTAGATGCTCTTAGCCCTGGCCTCTAGATAGCACACAACCATTTATTAAATATGGTTCAAGTATCAAGATTTAGTACGTAAATATCAAACAAAAAAAAGTAAAAACAACAACTAAGCCTCTATAAGTGTTTGAATATGCCCCCTATCATAAGCTGCTTAGAATGCATGATTAACAATAGTAATAAAAACACATGTTGGCATAACCTTTCACACAGTCGTACAAGCAAATCCGTAACCCTAGAGGAAATAATTGCAGGTGTGTTTTTCGGCTCACGAGACGAAGGATTTACTCCAAGTTCAGGCCCTTGAGGCGAGGTAATTTGCATGTCTGGTCTGTTTTGATGGTGGTTGTCTCATATGAGAGAGGCGCATGTTAGCTACCGACTCGAGAACTTATATAGGTGTACGCCTAGGTCTAACCTAagttggttatacctggcaatgatGATGGTTTTATGttattaccttgttgaaggcattgctcgtaTATTCTTGGGCTGGTTCTTTAGGATGAAAAATCTAGATTTTGGCCCGGATGGTTGGATCCGGCGACGGCGATGCTTAAGCGTCACTCCCTTCGTGGATGTGTTGCTGTTGAAAGATCTCGTCGTCCGTGTGGTGTCATGAGATAATTGATGCGAACatggtcattgttgtagtttgtTGCTTCGCTGATTTGATCGCTTTTTTCCTCGCATGGGTATAGCTTTGGTCTTGTAtgaggcccctcccaatgctccaccttgtacaggtgctaagcctttcacatatgcaaaaaatcCGATGTGGTAAGTTATTTAAGAAAAGAGAGATGAGTGTAGTGACCCCAGGAAAAAACAATGCTAAGCGCGTGAACCTAGGCAAAACATTTAAATGAAAGAAACCCACCAATACATGAAGAGctttagttgctaaatcattaaatgaagcaagcttagctaccataagctaagcacctatgcattggggagtatagttgctaagctatttaatgtgcttagcacgTCATCTAAATACCGATGCATTGGCAGCAACCTGACTTTGCTATTTATTGGCATGTTTTTGGTGTCTGTGTTGGTGTTGGAtgtgtgcatcctaattatgcaTAGGCCGGGTATGTACTCATCGTGTTTATGTAAAAAAATTGCTTATGGTAACAAGCCGAAGGGCCCGTTATCAAATAAAACAAGTAGAAGTACTTGATACATAAACAAATCATCAAACACACAGCTGTTCTGAATTAAAAATGTGAAACATATAGCACAACTTTATATGGAACACAGATTTAAGTTATATGGTGGCATCCAACCATCAACGGAGTGCATGGTCGATGCTCCACCCACAGGTGGTGAATAGCTAGCAAACTGCAGCTCATAGTTTTTACACATCGAGACATGGATAATATTGTCACATGCCCACACAATATTTTGCTGACGATGACCATACAACACAAAGCAACAAAAGAACAGCCATGTGTTCCACAATATACTATATCTCCGAAAGAAGAGTAATCATAGATTGACGGGGTTTATAGAAGGCCTCCAAGGGCACTGCCCTCGGAGCAGTTAGGCCAAAGCCGTCTGTCATGTCCACAAGCTCCTCCCCCACTCTTTCCCATTCAAAACATTGGATCATAGTTCCCAGAGCAAGGCCTACCATCTGCATACCCAAATTCTCTGCTGGGCATCGTTGCCTGCCCATACCAAATGGCATAGTCATATTACCTTCACACTTTTCACCCTCAAACCTATGAAAATAATGTACAAATCAGTAAGGTCTATGCTACTCAGATAAGCATTTCCAGGCAACCAAATAAACAGTGAGTGCATGGTTTCATACTCAGTACCTTTCTGGAATAAAGTTTGTTGGTTTATCCCATATCTTGGGATCCCTGTGTATTGCAGATGTGTTGACAAGAAGCATTGTCCCCTTGGGAATATAAAATCCACCGACGATGCAGTCAATAGAAGATTCATGAGGAACAAGAAGTGGTGTTGGTGGATGCAGACGAAGCGTCTCCATGATTATGCAACGAAGGTATTGTAACTTTAGGAGATCGGCTGCCTCGATTAGGCGTATTGGTTTCCCTATGTAGGAATCAATCTCATCACGAACTTTGACCATCACCTTAGGGTTATTCAGCATGAGGGACATTGCCCACTCAACTGTATCTGCAGAAGTAGATGATCCAGCTTCGAGGGCGCTCTTCAATGACAAAAGAATGACATGGCATAGGTAAAATATTATACAAACTCGAGAAAAAAAAGTACTATTCCAATGATGAAATTTTTTATAAACATAATTTTTATAGAGGTTCAATGACAAGCACAAAATCTAGTAAAATAAACATGGCTACGCCATACATTGGATTAACTAGGGAGAAAGGAAATCCACCATAAGGTTTGCTATTTCTGTTGAGAGAACATGAATGTGACTAATAAATTCGGGTTGCGATATTTATATACAAAACCCATGCCACAAGTCCATTGTTTGCTATGAAGATAATTGTTTCTGATACTGATAAGGCTGTGACCAATGTCCCCTTGATAATTAAGCTTCATTGCTTGATCGAAGGTGCCCAACCCTCCGCTATATGGTTTAGAGCACCAGCCACATGAAAACCATGCCCCAGATGCGCGCATTGTAACAGGGGAAAACAACTATTGGAATGTGACTTACAATGAGATGTGTGGATCCACAAGATAGGCAACGAGCTAGGAAAGGAACAACAACATATAGAAAAGGGGAGTGGGAGTAAGAAGATGCAAATGGAAAGTGAGCCCCACATGCATTGGTATAGCATATGTAGATCCAACAACAAAACATACCTTCATCATTGGAAATGTTTTTATGCGGCACAGTATCTAGAAAAAAATCTAAGATTTTAGATCATCTTTTAGCAAAAAGTGGCTCTCTGGATTTTACTATTTATGCACACAAGCAAAATATGCCTAGTTTTCGATACTGGAGCCGGCTACCAAATTGTGAGGTTATTACACCACTCCAATCAGTGGCAGGAATATTCCAAACAAGTTGGTGTCAATTATGTACGTTTCTAGGTTTACAGGGATTCTGCAAGAAACACCTCGTTTTGTGGGTAAACTGGTGGTCGAATACCTTTTTACTGGTTTCAATTTAGATAGCGGTTTGTAATAAAACCTGCCTAGGCTTAGACTTTCTTCCATATAATATGACTGTAACTTCTACTTGAACCCGTGAGGTTTTGTGCACTATCACCTACGGGGAATTTTACAGTTACACATGGAACATGTACTAATAACAATTGAAACTAAGTTCTGATCTCACATAACGGGCATTGTAATTGCATCCTTCACTGTTAAATACCTACTACTTGCCATGTCTAGTACTAGACACCTAAGGGGGACTTGATCCAGACCTTAAGGCCATAATTAAATTATATGGATCCCTTTGCAGTACCCTCGTCCAAATATGCCACTGAAATATTTCTCAAATTATAAGTGAATACTCACGATGCACAAAGCTCGGATAAGCTGGTCTGGGCAATCCTCTGGGTCCTTGTGTTGTAGGGCCAACAGTGCCCCAATCATCGTCCTCCCTGTTGTCGTGCCCTCCTCCATCTTATTTCTCTCATCCTGGATAAGTCCCTGCACGAACTTTGTTCTACTCTCTCGTAGCCGCCACAACCGTCTCCCGAACCCGCCGATGTCCAGCCACCGCACCAGTGTTGGTATGTAGTCCCACACCGTCGATGCACCAATTAGTGTCATCGTCTCCTCCACCATCGTCCGAAACCACTGGACCTCTTCTGTCACCTCCAATATCTCCTCGCCATCGCTACACAAAACTCCATTCAGTTACAAAATCAAGTCGCTTTATATAAAATTACTGTAACCAAATGTAGTGTGTAGTTACTGTCCATAATTTTTAAGTATTTTGATAGTAAACATGAAAACAACATGGGCACATTTACCTAAATACTTTATTACTGTCTAGACAACAACATGAACATAACAGGAGTGGTGATTCAAAATCATCTTATTTGGAGCTGAATTTGTACCATGCTGAATTGTTTTTGTGTTCCTACTGCAAATGGTTTGATTAATTAGTCTAGTTTCTAAGGCAAAAGAACCATAGTGTTTGGACCCTCGAGGGTGAAGTTACGAACATTAGTATATAGACTCCTTAATGTTATtcgtcacccagggtgcagaatagaaCCCAACATAAATTTTTGTCACTGAGATCCTGTGCTCTGGAACTCGGCGTCGAATAAAGCACTCGGTATCGACACTTTTTCAGTAGCGATCTATctttttttttttaaataaaagtgATCTATCTTTTTTCTTAGTGCATCTCACCAGGATCAACGTGAGGACTACAAAACTAGATTTCGTTTAGTAAATATAAGATGGTACACTAGAAAAGATTGTATAACCGTTTTTACGAACAATTTCTGTTGAGATTTTATAGTAGTGAGCAGTGCATCACATTATTTTGTATGCTATGCATGGTTCGGAGATAGTGGAGTATATGCATCCATGACGGTGTGCGGACGGCCTTTCTATGCCTACGGTTGCCATCGGCATATATGATGGTGTGCCGACGGCTTTTCTTTGCCGATGGTTTTTctaggccgtcggcatacatcCATCTATGCCAACGGCCCCGATAAAAATCTGTCGACATAGAATTATCCGCCGGCATAGCCAGTTATTCTGGTAATGATGTAAATTGAGTGATCTTACGTACGTCCCATAGAATGTCCTCGCGCAAATCATGCTCGTCATTACGTTCATGAGCATCTCGAAGAGCTGTGACTTGAGCTCAACCCGCGCGCGGCCACCGGCAGCCGAGCGGTAGAGGCGCCGCGCCATGGACCGCGCCATCCGTGTGTGGACGTCGGCGTACTGCTGCACCCGGTGCGCCGATAGGAGCTCAGTAACGCCGATGCGGCGGATGTGGCGCCAGTAGTCCCCGTAGCTGGCGGTGCCCATGGTGCTCCAGTCGTAGGAGAGGATCTTGCCCGTCGGCAGCTGCGGCCGGTTGGCAAACACGATGTCGTGCACGCCGAGACACTCCTCAGCGGCTTGGGCGGAGGACACGACGACGACGTTCTTGGTGCCGAACCGCAGGCGGAAGACGGCGCCATAGCGGGTGGCGAGGCGTGTGAGGCGGCGATGGAGGGGGCCCTTGAAGAGGTAGAGGTGGCCGATGATGGGGAGAGCGGGAGGCCCTGGCGGCTGCGGCTGGCTTTGGTTAGTCCTGCGCCTTAGGGCTTGTACTACCAGTGTGAATAGGAGGAGCAGGAGAGTGATGACGAAAACGAAGAAGGTGTTCATTGTGTCACTGATGCACTTAGACAACCCAGGGAAGTTTAAGTGCCACTGATCTTCCACATATAGTGTCTAATTTGTGTGCATCGGCAGGTAGGATGCGGCCTGGCATTTATACCCAGAAATCACAGATAATTTAATCGGGAAACAAAGATGGTCGGCTGTAGTGTAGCGCTAGCTAATAGTGTCGCAGATAATTTAATCACTCATATTTCGGGACTCCAGGCAATCATCAAGCTACGAGACAAATCAACATCAATAATTCAACCAACGGATAGTCCCTCCGACCCATATTAATTTGACGTCGCTTTagtatggagggagtataattttttaAACATTTAGATAGCAAACCTGAAAACAACACATTTGCCTCAGAACATTTTCGTGTTTATACTGCGAAtgggtttttttttttgcgggaatactGCAAATGGTTTGAATAGGTAGAGAACCCGTCATTAAAAAACAAATGCaaatttttttaacacagtacagaaaaaagcgctcatatatacgcgcatacactcatccttatgaatgcacacacaccctacccctatgagcacctcagaaagactgagccggcatatcatcttgaaattcacGAAGtcacgtaggcacctcgtcgtcgcggGAACGtcccctcccactgaatgcgcatcgccgaaaatcctgaaataaatcaagaaataaatgtgagcaccaggatttgaaccatgGTGGGCTTGAGATACCACAgtctctctaaccatccaaccacatgtgtgtgtgcgcgcgcgcagggCAGGTAGGATGTGGCGTGCTATATTATACCAACAAATCACATCTTGATCCATGACGAGTGTAGACGTTTTTTTAGGAAAACTTCCGATTTATTCATAaactgtcaaggtagtacaaaAAACACCAGAAGTAAAAAAATACTTCCAGACTCATAGACCACCTAGAGACGACTACATGCACTGAAGCGGgccaaaggcgcgccgccgtcattgcCCCTACCTCATCGGAGACGGGCAAACCATGTTGTAGTAGACAATCAGAAAATCGTCGTGCTAAGACACCATACGACTAGCGTACCAGAACAACAACTGCCGCCAATGAAGAGAAATGTAGATCAAAAGGATCCGATATGTAGACACACGAAGGAAGACCGGATCCATGTGGATCCACCGAAGACAA
The Triticum dicoccoides isolate Atlit2015 ecotype Zavitan chromosome 3A, WEW_v2.0, whole genome shotgun sequence genome window above contains:
- the LOC119270655 gene encoding cytochrome P450 81Q32-like, with the translated sequence MNTFFVFVITLLLLLFTLVVQALRRRTNQSQPQPPGPPALPIIGHLYLFKGPLHRRLTRLATRYGAVFRLRFGTKNVVVVSSAQAAEECLGVHDIVFANRPQLPTGKILSYDWSTMGTASYGDYWRHIRRIGVTELLSAHRVQQYADVHTRMARSMARRLYRSAAGGRARVELKSQLFEMLMNVMTSMICARTFYGTDGEEILEVTEEVQWFRTMVEETMTLIGASTVWDYIPTLVRWLDIGGFGRRLWRLRESRTKFVQGLIQDERNKMEEGTTTGRTMIGALLALQHKDPEDCPDQLIRALCISALEAGSSTSADTVEWAMSLMLNNPKVMVKVRDEIDSYIGKPIRLIEAADLLKLQYLRCIIMETLRLHPPTPLLVPHESSIDCIVGGFYIPKGTMLLVNTSAIHRDPKIWDKPTNFIPERFEGEKCEGNMTMPFGMGRQRCPAENLGMQMVGLALGTMIQCFEWERVGEELVDMTDGFGLTAPRAVPLEAFYKPRQSMITLLSEI